Proteins co-encoded in one Corylus avellana chromosome ca9, CavTom2PMs-1.0 genomic window:
- the LOC132161921 gene encoding probable LRR receptor-like serine/threonine-protein kinase At3g47570 isoform X2 — protein MVDVASALYYLHYDQLESVVHCDLKPSNILLDEDMVAHVGDFGIAKILTESKDSTQTKTLGTLGYIAPEYGSEGKVSIKGDVYSYGIIMLEMITRKKPTDDMFVGELTLRKWINTSLPDKIMDVVDDGLLGIENGRDVTIMQSVLSSIMELGLRCSEELPDERVDIKDVLGKLQKIKLTLSENKNRGI, from the exons ATGGTTGATGTTGCATCGGCGTTGTACTATCTCCACTATGATCAATTAGAATCTGTGGTGCACTGTGATTTGAAGCCTAGCAATATCCTTTTAGATGAAGACATGGTTGCACATGTGGGTGACTTTGGCATTGCGAAGATTTTAACTGAAAGCAAGGATTCTACGCAAACTAAAACTCTTGGTACACTTGGCTACATCGCACCAG AATATGGTTCCGAAGGAAAAGTCTCCATCAAAGGTGATGTTTATAGCTATGGTATAATAATGCTGGAGATGATCACAAGGAAGAAACCTACCGACGACATGTTTGTAGGAGAGTTGACTTTGAGAAAATGGATAAACACATCACTTCCTGACAAAATAATGGACGTTGTGGATGACGGTTTATTGGGaatagaaaatggaagagatgtAACTATCATGCAAAGTGTTCTCTCATCCATCATGGAATTAGGCTTAAGATGTTCGGAAGAGTTACCAGATGAAAGAGTCGATATCAAAGATGTGCTTGGGaagcttcaaaaaattaaactgacACTTTCTGAAAACAAAAATCGGGGTATCTGA
- the LOC132191326 gene encoding receptor kinase-like protein Xa21, which yields MLQLAQSSTTSFTDQAALIAFNSKLTSGPNQTVLAANWSTATNFCNWIGISCSRRRQRVTALDLSYMGLQGTISPHIGNLSFLVYLNLRNNSFFGSMPHEINRLHRLRILWLSFNQLEGSIPPTLHNCRNIREIRLASNHLTGAIPSSLGNMSSLELLNLQYNSFTGPFPLAIFNISSLTIIALSENHISGTLPMDLCSHCPNLQRLYLSFNEFSGPLPSQMNNCTNVVALSLSYNKFEGSIPEGFGSLEKLEILALGGNNLTGNIPPTISNLSRLFAFGIEENNIKGSIPSDLWRLSNLEILYLQDNYLTGTIPQSLFNMSSLQEISLVNNSLYGNLPSNSEFSCPSLELLTFGLNKFSGLIPSHLSNCSKLVLLDLSSNILSGPIPKSLGQLKYLRFLNLDENQLTREPGDQELNFLSSFSNCRVLEELSISYNPLDIIVPDSIGNFSTTLHTIDLVESKIKGHIPLSIGFLKNLTWLGLGNNNLTGNIPSTIGGLEALQRLELGGNKIEGFIPEGICELKNLGELNLSHNKISGSIPNCISNLNLLQKLFLDSNKIESSIPINLWKLETLLFLDLSSNFLGGYLSPNMKKLHTIECMDLSRNKIIGNIPSIIGAFESLNYLNLSKNSFQGEIPQSFRDLKGLDVLDLSYNDLSGAIPKSLEALSYLKYLNVSFNKLSGEIPSSGPFANFTAKSFLGNKALCGNPIFGVLPCPSLTSKGSKVKQSLLKYFLPTIASIILCLALAYMLRRHRESKIQLPSLFSTLSLSKHRMVSYQELCQGTNNFCESNLLGDGGFGSVYKGVLLDGTVVAIKVLKLQLAGAFKSFDAECKALRTIRHRNLVKVISTCSNPEFRALVLQYMSNGSLERWLYSYNYCLNLLQRVNIMVDVASALEYLHHCLSESVVHCDLKPTNILLDEDMVAHVGDFGIAKILAKNKDATQTKTLGTLGYIAPGT from the coding sequence ATGCTTCAGTTGGCCCAATCTTCCACCACCAGCTTTACCGATCAAGCAGCTCTCATTGCCTTCAATTCTAAACTCACTTCCGGTCCAAACCAAACTGTCTTGGCTGCAAATTGGTCCACTGCTACAAACTTCTGCAATTGGATTGGCATATCATGTAGCCGACGCAGGCAAAGAGTCACTGCTTTGGACCTTTCCTACATGGGGCTCCAAGGCACCATTTCTCCTCATATTGGTAACCTCTCTTTTCTGGTTTATCTCAATTTACGCAACAATAGCTTTTTTGGTTCTATGCCTCATGAGATCAATCGCCTACATCGCTTGAGAATACTCTGGCTGTCATTCAACCAATTGGAAGGTAGCATCCCTCCAACTTTGCATAATTGCCGGAATATTAGAGAAATACGTCTTGCGAGTAACCATCTTACTGGTGCAATTCCATCGTCCCTTGGCAATATGTCGTCGTTAGAACTCTTGAACTTGCAATACAACAGCTTCACTGGTCCATTTCCTCTTGCCATTTTTAACATATCCTCTCTTACCATAATTGCTCTTTCAGAAAATCACATCTCAGGTACTCTTCCAATGGATCTATGTAGCCATTGTCCTAATCTTCAAAGACTTTATCTTTCCTTCAACGAGTTCAGCGGTCCACTTCCTTCACAAATGAATAACTGTACAAATGTTGTAGCCTTATCCCTATCATACAATAAATTTGAAGGCAGTATTCCAGAAGGTTTTGGGAGTTTAGAAAAGCTTGAAATCCTAGCTCTTGGAGGTAACAACTTAACCGGTAATATACCTCCTACCATAAGTAACTTGTCGAGGTTATTTGCATTTGGCATTGAGGAAAACAACATTAAAGGAAGCATTCCGAGTGATTTATGGCGCCTTTCCAATCTGGAAATATTGTATTTACAAGATAATTATCTCACAGGGACAATCCCCCAAAGCCTTTTCAACATGTCCTCTCTACAAGAAATCTCCTTGGTTAATAATTCCCTATATGGCAATCTTCCATCAAATTCTGAATTTTCCTGCCCCAGTCTTGAACTTTTAACTTTTGGTCTCAACAAATTTAGTGGTCTCATCCCATCACATCTTTCAAATTGTTCCAAGCTCGTCTTATTAGATTTAAGTTCAAACATACTCTCTGGACCAATACCAAAAAGTCTTGGACAATTGAAATATCTCCGATTTCTTAATCTGGATGAGAATCAACTAACAAGAGAACCTGGAGATCAAGAGCTTAATTTCCTTTCATCTTTCTCTAATTGTAGAGTTTTGGAAGAACTGTCCATATCCTACAATCCCTTGGATATTATTGTTCCGGATTCTATTGGAAACTTTTCAACCACCCTTCACACCATTGATTTAgttgaaagcaaaataaaggGTCATATTCCTTTGAGTATAGGTTTCTTAAAAAACTTGACCTGGCTTGGGTTGGGAAATAACAATTTGACTGGAAATATACCGTCCACAATTGGGGGATTGGAAGCATTACAAAGATTAGAACTTGGTGGtaataaaattgaaggattCATTCCAGAAGGCATATGTGAATTAAAGAACTTGGGCGAGTTAAATCTCTCACATAACAAAATCTCTGGATCCATTCCAAATTGCATTTCAAACCTCAATCTTCTCCAAAAGCTATTCCTAGATTCTAATAAAATAGAATCATCAATACCAATAAATTTATGGAAACTTGAAACTCTATTGTTTTTGGATCTATCATCGAATTTCCTGGGTGGATATTTGTCTCCAAACATGAAAAAGTTGCATACTATTGAATGCATGGATTTATCTCGGAACAAAATTATTGGAAATATTCCAAGCATCATTGGAGCATTTGAAAGCctaaattatttgaatttgtcAAAGAACTCATTTCAAGGAGAAATCCCACAATCTTTCAGAGACTTGAAAGGATTGGATGTCTTAGATCTCTCTTACAATGATCTATCTGGTGCAATTCCTAAGTCTCTTGAGGCACTTTCATATCTCAAATATTTGAATGTGTCTTTCAACAAGCTATCCGGAGAGATACCATCTAGCGGGCCTTTTGCAAATTTCACAGCTAAATCATTTTTAGGAAACAAAGCGCTTTGTGGGAATccaatttttggagttttaCCTTGTCCAAGTTTGACCTCCAAAGGATCAAAGGTGAAACAGAGTCTGctcaaatattttcttcctACCATTGCTTCAATTATACTTTGTCTAGCATTGGCCTATATGTTGAGAAGACATCGAGAAAGTAAAATACAGCTTCCAAGTTTATTTAGTACATTGTCTTTATCAAAGCATAGAATGGTATCATATCAAGAGCTTTGCCAAGGGACAAACAACTTTTGTGAAAGCAACTTGCTTGGAGATGGAGGTTTTGGTTCTGTTTACAAAGGCGTGTTACTTGACGGGACTGTTGTTGCTATTAAAGTTCTAAAATTGCAATTGGCCGGTGCTTTCAAAAGTTTCGATGCAGAATGCAAGGCCTTACGGACAATCCGACATAGGAATCTTGTTAAAGTGATAAGTACATGCTCCAACCCCGAGTTTAGAGCTTTAGTACTGCAATACATGTCGAACGGTAGCCTTGAAAGGTGGTTATACTCTTATAACTACTGCTTGAATCTTCTTCAAAGAGTAAACATTATGGTTGATGTTGCATCGGCGTTGGAATATCTCCACCACTGTCTATCAGAATCTGTGGTCCACTGTGATTTGAAGCCTACCAATATTCTTCTAGACGAGGACATGGTTGCACATGTGGGAGACTTTGGCATTGCAaagattttggccaaaaacaaAGATGCTACACAAACCAAAACTCTTGGTACACTGGGCTACATTGCTCCAGGTACATAA
- the LOC132161921 gene encoding probable LRR receptor-like serine/threonine-protein kinase At3g47570 isoform X1, with the protein MMQTKTHSILLFLGFLLAQSCTFQLAHSSTNITDRSALIAFNSKIRSSSNETVLAGNWSTTTNFCNWIGVSCSRRRQRVTALNLSYMGLQGTISPHIEYGSEGKVSIKGDVYSYGIIMLEMITRKKPTDDMFVGELTLRKWINTSLPDKIMDVVDDGLLGIENGRDVTIMQSVLSSIMELGLRCSEELPDERVDIKDVLGKLQKIKLTLSENKNRGI; encoded by the exons ATGATGCAAACAAAAACGCACTCCATTCTCCTGTTCTTGGGTTTTTTGTTAGCGCAGTCATGCACGTTTCAGTTGGCTCACTCTTCCACCAACATTACCGACCGATCAGCTCTCATTGCTTTCAATTCTAAAATCAGATCCAGTTCAAACGAAACTGTCTTGGCTGGTAATTGGTCCACAACTACAAACTTCTGCAATTGGATTGGTGTTTCGTGTAGCCGACGCAGGCAAAGAGTCACTGCTTTGAACCTTTCCTACATGGGCCTCCAAGGCACCATTTCTCCTCATATTG AATATGGTTCCGAAGGAAAAGTCTCCATCAAAGGTGATGTTTATAGCTATGGTATAATAATGCTGGAGATGATCACAAGGAAGAAACCTACCGACGACATGTTTGTAGGAGAGTTGACTTTGAGAAAATGGATAAACACATCACTTCCTGACAAAATAATGGACGTTGTGGATGACGGTTTATTGGGaatagaaaatggaagagatgtAACTATCATGCAAAGTGTTCTCTCATCCATCATGGAATTAGGCTTAAGATGTTCGGAAGAGTTACCAGATGAAAGAGTCGATATCAAAGATGTGCTTGGGaagcttcaaaaaattaaactgacACTTTCTGAAAACAAAAATCGGGGTATCTGA